The following coding sequences lie in one Anomalospiza imberbis isolate Cuckoo-Finch-1a 21T00152 chromosome 17, ASM3175350v1, whole genome shotgun sequence genomic window:
- the LOC137484420 gene encoding corticoliberin-like, with translation MRVRMISAASVLVLLFLPSETCSPLQWPRGPSRRLTLAPQLTWEPWMGGPRSPVPATDSLPQRLCLFHGAELAPAPRARRALQTGKRRDGKPNSLDLTFHLLREFLEMSREERLAQKALSNKLLLQSIGK, from the coding sequence ATGCGGGTCAGGATGATTTCAGCTGCCTCCGTCCTCGTCCTGCTCTTCCTGCCTTCGGAGACCTGCTCCCCGCTGCAGTGGCCCCGGGGTCCGTCCCGCAGGCTGACCCTGGCCCCACAACTCACCTGGGAGCCCTGGATGGGAGGCCCGAGATCCCCGGTCCCCGCCACCGATTCCCTGCCCCAAAGACTGTGCCTGTTCCACGGGGCAGAGCTCGCCCCGGCCCCCCGAGCCCGGCGGGCGCTGCAAACCGGCAAGAGGCGAGACGGAAAACCCAACTCGTTGGATCTCACCTTCCACCTCCTGCGCGAGTTCCTGGAAATGTCCCGGGAGGAGAGACTGGCGCAGAAGGCGCTCAGCAATAAGCTCTTGCTGCAGAGTATAGGGAAATGA